The following are encoded in a window of Sminthopsis crassicaudata isolate SCR6 chromosome 3, ASM4859323v1, whole genome shotgun sequence genomic DNA:
- the C3H19orf85 gene encoding uncharacterized protein C19orf85 homolog → MHPGTPAASWLPEPAPQELCTFMSGVAAQILKTLQPRKTRPPRRKSTPRRLPYSPARRSSAHGQDAPQPSAPEGAGPRPRPLRPPSPFLGVAQALAAPESPGPGLALSASALPAHELAEIVPLSPGPALLPAAPEDPSGFVPPPPGAPVSSLPPGIRDPGPRPTRARGSRAGPLAEGTWAPPCRSPELSRPLLC, encoded by the exons ATGCACCCCGGCACCCCGGCGGCCTCCTGGCTCCCCGAGCCCGCACCCCAGGAGCTGTGCACCTTCATGAGCGGGGTGGCTGCCCAGATCCTCAAGACCCTTCAGCCTCGGAAGACTCGCCCCCCCCGGAGAAAATCCACCCCGCGGAGACTCCCCTACAGTCCCGCGCGCAG GAGTTCCGCGCATGGCCAGGACGCCCCCCAGCCGTCGGCCCCAGAGGGCGCAGGCCCCCGGCCCCGCCCCCTCCGGCCGCCGTCCCCCTTCCTTGGGGTGGCCCAGGCCCTGGCGGCCCCCGAGAGTCCGGGGCCGGGGCTGGCCCTGAGCGCCAGCGCTCTGCCAGCGCACGAGCTGGCGGAGATCGTCCCCCTGAGCCCCGGGCCCGCCCTTCTTCCGGCAGCTCCCGAAGACCCGTCCGGCTTTGTCCCGCCGCCCCCCGGGGCTCCGGTCTCGTCCCTGCCCCCAGGGATCCGGGACCCAGGACCGCGCCCCACCAGGGCCCGGGGGTCTCGGGCGGGGCCCCTGGCTGAGGGGACGTGGGCCCCCCCCTGCAGGAGCCCGGAGCTCTCCCGCCCCCTCCTCTGCTAG